The window TCGGAGAAGACCTCCCGCTGCACGTCCATGTCCTCGATGAAGTAGTCGACGTCTCCCGGCGATGTGATGCGTACTAACGGATGCCACATACATGGCATATAGGAAACGAGAGCCCAGAGGGCCAGAGGCAGAACAAAAGACAAGATGGTTAGGACCATGCGCCGTTGTGGCGGCAGTTCCTTTTTCAATCCCAGCCAGTCGCCTCCAGCCGCTCCGGGTGCCCGGTAGTTCATTGTTCTATTTCAAACCTTCGACGATGGAAGGGGCGAGATAGCTCGCTGGCTTCTGCGAATCCTTGTAAACCTTGTTGTCCAGATTGAACTGGTTGCCGATGGCCATCGATCCATAGATGGAGTCAAGTCCATCGCCTTTTTTGAAGGCGGTCTTGGCCTCGGCGACTGTTAGGAAGTGCGTGCCGGGAATGTTCTTGGCATAGTCGGCTGCATCAGCCCCGACTTTAGCGGCCATGATTTTAACAGCATCGTCCATCGTCTTGGGATCTTTCAAATAGTCCACGCATTTGTAGTAGATAGCGGTGACTTTCGCCCAGTCCTCCTTGTGCTTGGCGTAGCTGGTCGGGTTGACGGCCAGAACGTCGTAGATCAGGCCCTTGGCGTCGGCGCTGGTGAAGAGTGGCTTGGAACCGGCGACCTGCTTGAGCGCCTGACCGGAGCTGGGATACCATGCGCCGATGGCCGACACTTTTCCGGAAGCTAGTACCTGCGGAGTGTCGTTGGTGGGAGTCGTGACCAGCTCAACGTCGGACTGAGTCATGCCGTTGCGCTTGAGGGCTTCTAACAGCAGCAAGTGCTCGACGAGCGTCACTTCGATGCCGATTTTTTTGCCTTTCAGATCCTTGATGGAGTCAATGCCGGGAGCGCCGACGATCATGTCGCTGCCCTCGCTGTAATCCAGCAGGGTGATGATCTTGCTTTTGGCTCCCGTGGCCCCAGTGACCAAGGCGTCAGTTGCGACGACGCAAACTGCATCCACCTTGTTGGCGGAATATGCGTCGAGCGATGGCAGATAGTCGAACCAGGCAAGTTCGACATCGAGGCCAGCCTCCTTGAACCAGCCTTTTTGTTTGGCGACTTCGAGCACGGTGTAACCCGGCCAGTCGGAGTAGGCGATTTTTAGTGGCTCGGCTTGCAGCGCCGTGCCGAGCAAGGCCGCAGTCGCGGTTATGAGCAGTGTTTTTAGTTTCATTGTATTGGTTGGTTGCGGTTGTTTGTTTTGGTTAGAAAAGACGGGCGTATTTGTCCGTTTCCCATTGACTGATGGATTGATGATAGTCCTCCCACTCGGCGCGTTTGTAGGTGATGAATTCCTTCTTCAGCGCCTCTCCCAGCACTTCGCCGGTGAATGGATCATCCTCGAATGCCTGGACGGCTTCGCCCAATGTTTTCGGAAGCGGTTGCACACCACGCACGGCCAGCTCGGCGTCGGTGAACTCATAGAGATTTTCCGTCTGTGGAAAACCCGGATCGAGGTTTTCGCGAATGCCCTGCAACCCGGCGGCGAGAACGAGCGCGCCAGCCAGATAGGGATTGCAACTGGAGTCTGCGTTGCGCGATTCGCAGCGGCCACCGCCCATCGGGACGCGAACGGAATTGGTGCGATTGTTAGTGCCAAAGGAATTGAACACCGGAGCCCAGGAGTAGTAACCCATCGCGCCTTTGCGAATGAGGCGTTTATAGCTGTTCACCGTCGGGGCGAACGCGGCGCACAAGGCCCGGCCATGACGCAGGATGCCAGCGATAAAGTAGTAACCCAGAGGAGAAAGCCCGAGGCCGTATTGGTCCGGGCCATCACCGGATTTGAAGAGATTGGCACCCGTTTTCAAGTCAGCAAGAGACATATTGAAGTGCGCTCCGTTGCCTGTTTTATCCGCAAATGCTTCGGCATGAAGGTCGCCAGAAGTCCCTCATCAGCTGCATATTTCTTGGCCAGCAACCGGAAGAAAATAAAGCGGTCGGCCATGGTGAGTCCGTCAGCGAATTTGAAGTCGAATTCAAATTGCGAGTTGCCGTCCTCGTGATCAAAGGAATACAAGTCCCAGCCCAGGTCGTTGATCGTGGTCGCCACACGATCCACCAGTCCGAACACATCGAGGAAGCGTTTCAGGTCGTAGCAGCTCTTCATTAAATCGTCGTCCTTGTTAGGAACGACCAGCTTCCCGACTTCATCCAATTTCAGAAAATAAACCTCACACTCGATGCCGAGGTTAAAGGAAAACCCCATCGCCTCCGCCTCGGCCAGAACCTTCTTAAAAGCCACCCGCGTACTAACAGGATAAGGCTCGCCATGGAAGGTGTTGTCCGCGGGATACCACATCACCTCGCGCTGCCAGGGGAGTTGTACTCCGCGCTCCAGATCGGGAACACTGGCGATCTCATCGTCATTCGGAGACTGCCCCAAACCATCCAGGGCATAGCCGGTGTAAAGCTCGGAGCCTTTCGCAAAATCCACGAAGTGAGAAACCGGCACGACCTTGCCTTTGGGAACGCCATGCAGATCGACGTAGGCGCCGATGCAGTATTTCACACCCTTCGATGTTAGATCGGTCTGAATCGTCTGGAGTTCGCTATCGGTCTTCATGTTAGACAGGAGCAAAATAGCTGTGCGCGAGAGGAGGTTGCTCTTTCAAAGCCGCGCGAAGCTGACTGCTCAAGGCGCTCACCATTTCCGCAAATAGTTCGCGTCCCTCACGCTCGCTCGCCTGGGAGGGAAGGCCGGTGACGCCGTTCAAGCTCGTGTGATTAACTGGATGAACAAAAAATAATCCGCCGGTGCGATCCGGATCATCGGCAATGGCTAGTTTCTCCAATCGAACGTGACCCGGCTCCAACTCTAGCATCAGTGAAGTCTCCGCGCGATTGGCATGCCAGTCCGCCGCATCCGAGGAAAAGATGCTAGCTATGTTAATCGTCACATCGCCCACGTTGCGAATGGCCAGCATCAAGTCATCGAAGCGGCTGCGCAAAATCTCCACGGCACAACGGAGCGGAGCATGGTTAGTTACATGGCCATTAATAATGATGAGCCGACGCACCGCAGACGCGTAGGCCCATTCGCCAATCTGGACAATCACCTCAATCAACGTCTGCGGATGGAGTGAAATTGTTCCTGGCCAGCGCTGCGAATGACCGAGTGAACATCCGTAATGCAAGGTCGGCAAAACCGGAATGCCCGTCTCCGCCGAGACCGCGTGGGCCAGACGCTCGGCCGTAATGGAATCCACTGAGGTCGTCAGATGCGGTCCGTGCTGCTCGGTCGCGCCCACGGGCAATAACGCGGCGTCCATTCCCGAGGCCGTCAGTGCGCCGACCTCCCCCCAAGTCATGGATTGCCAAAGGACAGGAGCGCTCATGGCTGGCGGGACTGCTGAAATGTGAGTCGGACTTTCAATTCGCCCGGTCCGATTGCAATCCCTGTGCCAACCTTGTGTCTCCGCTGATAAAACCTGCGGATGCCTGTGATGTTTCTGATTTGAACTAGCGCGAGCCTCATACAAACTGCTCACAAATTCATACACTGCGCAAAAACAGCCATGAGCTTGCGCAAAAACGACCGGGTTCCATTCCATTCACAGTATGAAGTACCAGATGGAAAGTAATACTTGACGAAAGTCTCCTCCGCTTGCACAAGAAGTGCTTTCCGCCAGATCTGTATGCCTGCCCCAACCTCAAAAAAAGAAGCGAACTCCACCCGGTTTACAATTTCGCTTCCCGCCGGTCTCTTCGGCGAATTGGACGAAATGGTCGAGGAACGGGGGTTCGCCAGCCGCTCGGAAGCCATCTCCAAAATGATCAGCGAGCAGCTCGTGCAGCATAAACAAGCTCTCGGCAAAAAAATCATGGCCGGCACCATTACACTCATTTACGACCACGCCAAAGCCGGGCTCGCCACCAAGCTCCTCAGCATCCAGCACAAGTGGCTCAAGGAAGTCATTTCCTCGCAGCGCGTGCATCTGGAAAATCACCACAGTCTCGAGGTGCTGCTCGTGCAGGGGCCCGGCTATCGGTTGAAACAAATCGCCGCCGAACTCATCTCCTGCAAGGGCGTCCAGCACGGTTATCTAACAGTCACCTCCACCATTATTCCACCGATTTACTAATGATAGATCTGACTTTGATTCGATTCGAGGAAATCGTTCCCGCCGGTGCGAATTGGTCGCACGTCCTTAAGCGCGGAACTACCCTGCGCATCACTAACATCGAGAGCGGAGCCAATGTGTCCGCGCTTTTCTACAACTTCGAATTGCCCAGCGAACGCCTGAATCTTCCCGACACGCTCAAGTGCCAGCACACCGCCAAGCTAACCACCGGCCATTGCCTCTACTCCGACATGGGCCGTATTCTCGTCTCGATTACCGCCGACACCTGCGGCTGGCACGATCCGCTCGCGGGAGTTTCCAATGTTAGTATCGTACGCGACAAGTATGGCGAGGCGAACTATCAAACCGCCAGAAACGGCTGGTATCGCAACGGCCGCGACAACTTTCTAACCGAGCTGGGAAAATACGACATGGGCGAGCGCGATCTGACGATGAATGTTAACTTTTTTCAGAAAGTCAGCGTCGATGAACTGGGGAAAATGGTTTATCACGCCGGACATTCTGGAGCCGGGGAATACGTCGATCTCCGCTCCGAAATGAACACGCTGGTCGTGCTGAACACGGCCATTCATCCACTCGATTCCACGTCTATTTATTCTCCGAAGCCGGTGCATCTAACCATCTTCAGTTCTCCGCCGCCTGCCGCGGATGATTTCTGCCGGACACTCTGCCCGGAAAATGAGCGCGGTTTCATTCTCACCGAACGCTATTTTCTATGAGCGTACTCACCGAAAGCACCCTGAATCCAGCGGACGCCATTTACGATTTCACGTTGCTGGCCGGCGATCCGTGGCTCTTTGAAATCAAACGCGGGCAAACACTGCGCATCTTCGATTTGGAGGGAAATCAAGCCGCCGACACGCTCTTCTACAATGCCCGGGACCAGGCCGACCGCTACAGCGCGCAGGACACGATTCGCGAGCAAGGCGCGCTCTATCTAACCACGGGAACGCAACTCATTTCCACTCGCGGAAACGTCCTTCTAACCATCACCGCCGATACCTGCGGACGCCACGACACCCTCGGTGGCGCGTGCGCCTGCGAGAGCAATATGGTGCGCTACGCCATCGAGAAACGCTCCATGCACGCCTGTCGCGACGTGTTCCTGCGAGGTCTGCGCCAATGGCGACCGCAATGGAGCAAACGCGACATCACGCATAACATCAATTTTTTCATGAACGTCCCGGTGACTCCCGATGGCGGACTCACCTTCGAGGATGGCGTCTCCGGCCCCGGTCGCTATGTGGAAATGCGCGCCGAGATGGACGTCGTCTGCCTCATCTCAAATTGTCCGCAACTCAACAACCCTTGCAACGCCTACAACCCGACTCCGATTCGATTGTTAGTCTGGGACTGATCATGTTTACGAAACTCCTGATCGCCAACCGCGGTGCCATCTCACGCCGCATCTCGCGCACTCTGAAAAATATGAACATCGGCAGTGTCGCCGTGTTCTCGGAGGCAGACGCGGACTCGATCCATGTGCGCGAGGCGGACGAATCCATTTTGTTAGGACCAGCGGCTGTTTCGGAAAGCTATCTTCGCGTCGATAAAATCCTGGAGGCTGCTTTGAAAACCGGCGCTGGAGCGATCCATCCGGGTTACGGTTTTCTCAGCGAAAACGCAGACTTTGCGGAAGCTTGTGAGAACGCCGGAATCGCCTTTGCAGGGCCGACTCCGAGTCAGATGCGAGTCTTCGGCCTTAAGCACACCGCGCGCGAAATCGCCGGCAAATGCGGAGTTCCCTTACTCCCCGGAACCGGGCTTCTGGAAAATGCTAACATAGCTGCCGATGCGGCGGAAAAGATCGGCTTTCCAGTCATGCTCAAGAGCACCGCAGGCGGCGGCGGCATTGGAATGAAAGTCTGCTGGAGCCGCGAGGAATTGCTGGAAGCATTCGCCACGGTCGAACGAATGAGCCAGAATAACTTCAAGGAATCCGGCATTTTTCTGGAGAAATTTGTCGCTCATGCCCGACACATCGAGGTGCAAATCTTCGGCGATGGCAAAGGCCGCGTCGTGGCTTTGGGCGAGCGTGATTGCTCTGCGCAACGCCGCAACCAGAAAGTGATCGAAGAGACGCCAGCTCCTAACATCAACGATGAGCAGCGCGCTCAGCTTTTCGCGGCGGCGGTTCAGTTGGGGGAGGCGGTGAATTATCGTTCGGCGGGCACAGTCGAGTTTGTCTTCGATGCAGACAGCGGCGAGTTCTATTTTCTTGAGGTAAACACACGGCTGCAAGTAGAGCACGGCGTGACCGAGGAAGTCTGTGGAATCGATCTGGTCGAGTGGATGGTTCGTCTCGCGCAGGGCGATGTTAGTTTCCTGGACGAGTATGTTAGCAGGTCTGCGGGACATTCCATTCAAGTTCGCATCTATGCGGAAGATCCGGCGAAAAATTTCCAACCGAGTTGCGGTCTGCTCACCGAGGTTCGAGTCGATCCTGCGGCGCGTTGCGAAACGTGGGTCGAGAGTGGAACGGAAGTCACGCCCTACTACGATCCGATGCTGGCGAAGATCATCGTTCATGCAGCGGACCGTCCTACCGCCATCGCCAGAATGCAGGCGGTTCTGGCCAGCTCCAGTTTTGCTGGCATTGAGACGAACCTCGACTACCTGCGCATGGTCGTCGCGACGCCGGAATTTTCCGAAGGCCGCATCATCACCCGCTCGCTGGCTGATCTGACTTACACGCCGCTCACGATTGACGTTCTGGAGGCGGGCGCGATGACCACGGTGCAGGATTATCCAGGCCGCGTCGGCTACTGGAATGTCGGCGTGCCTCCGTCCGGCCCGATGGACCCGCTGGCGCATCGGCTGGCAAATCGTTTGTTAGGAAACGCGCCAACTGCCGCGACTTTGGAAGTGGTCATGACGGGGCCGACGCTTCGTTTCAACCATGCGACTAGCATTGCGATCTGCGGCGCGGATTTTCAAGTGGAGTTAGATGGGAATCCACTGCCTCTCTGGCAATCGGTCGCGGTCGCGGCGGGCAGCAAGCTGCGCATGCGCAACATCACCGGCCCCGGTGCTCGTGGTTATATTGCCGTCGCTGGTGGATTCGATGTTCCGCTCTATCTTGGCAGTCGCTCGACTTTTACTTTGGGGAAATTTGGCGGCCATGGTGGACGCGCCTTGCGTCCGGGCGACGTGCTTCATTTCTTTGGCGGCACATCCGAATCTAACTCCGCACAGCCTCTGGTGTATGCTAACCATTGGCAAATCGGCGTGCTTTACGGTCCTCACGGTGCGCCGGACTTTTTCACGGACGACGACATTGAGATATTCTTCAGCACCGACTGGAAAGTTCACTACAACTCGAATCCAACTGGTGTCCGCCTGATTGGACCCAAACCCAAGTTTGCGCGCACGGACGGTGGTGAGGCTGGGTTGCATCCTTCTAACATTCACGACAACGCCTACGCCGTCGGAACAGTCGATTTTACCGGGGACATGCCGATCATTCTCGGACCCGATGGACCGAGTCTGGGCGGCTTTGTTTGTCCGGCGACGATTGTGCAGGCGGAACTCTGGAAAATGGGACAGCTCAAGGCGGGCGACACGGTGCGTTTCATTCCTCTGACTCACCAGAAAGCGGTGGAACTCGAGTCTGCGCAGGATGCGTCGATCTTGAATCTAACATCGCTCGAAGGTGATGGTTTTCCTGAACTAACATCGCTGCCGTCGCCGGTATTATTTCACCGGCCAGCGGGGGAGAATCGAATCGAAGTCCGCCACCGCGTCTCGGGCGACAAATATCTTCTGGTGGAATATGGACCGCTAGTACTAGACATTGCCCTGCGCTTCCGGGTTCACGCGTTGATGCAGTGGCTGGAGCACAGCCAGATATTAGGAATTATCGACCTCACGCCAGGCATTCGCTCGCTCCAGATTCACTACGATTCCCGCGCGCTGCCGTTGCATGAGCTGACATCGCTGCTTCGGGCGGCGGAAATGGAACTCCCGCCGACGGATCAGATCGAAGTGCCGTCGCGCATCGTGCATTTGCCATTGTCCTGGGATGACCCGGCGACGCGACTAGCCATTGAGAAATACATCCAGTCGGTGCGCGCCGACGCGCCGTGGTGCCCGAGCAACATCGAAT is drawn from Chthoniobacterales bacterium and contains these coding sequences:
- a CDS encoding ABC transporter substrate-binding protein, which translates into the protein MKLKTLLITATAALLGTALQAEPLKIAYSDWPGYTVLEVAKQKGWFKEAGLDVELAWFDYLPSLDAYSANKVDAVCVVATDALVTGATGAKSKIITLLDYSEGSDMIVGAPGIDSIKDLKGKKIGIEVTLVEHLLLLEALKRNGMTQSDVELVTTPTNDTPQVLASGKVSAIGAWYPSSGQALKQVAGSKPLFTSADAKGLIYDVLAVNPTSYAKHKEDWAKVTAIYYKCVDYLKDPKTMDDAVKIMAAKVGADAADYAKNIPGTHFLTVAEAKTAFKKGDGLDSIYGSMAIGNQFNLDNKVYKDSQKPASYLAPSIVEGLK
- a CDS encoding creatininase family protein, with amino-acid sequence MSAPVLWQSMTWGEVGALTASGMDAALLPVGATEQHGPHLTTSVDSITAERLAHAVSAETGIPVLPTLHYGCSLGHSQRWPGTISLHPQTLIEVIVQIGEWAYASAVRRLIIINGHVTNHAPLRCAVEILRSRFDDLMLAIRNVGDVTINIASIFSSDAADWHANRAETSLMLELEPGHVRLEKLAIADDPDRTGGLFFVHPVNHTSLNGVTGLPSQASEREGRELFAEMVSALSSQLRAALKEQPPLAHSYFAPV
- the nikR gene encoding nickel-responsive transcriptional regulator NikR, which produces MPAPTSKKEANSTRFTISLPAGLFGELDEMVEERGFASRSEAISKMISEQLVQHKQALGKKIMAGTITLIYDHAKAGLATKLLSIQHKWLKEVISSQRVHLENHHSLEVLLVQGPGYRLKQIAAELISCKGVQHGYLTVTSTIIPPIY
- a CDS encoding urea amidolyase associated protein UAAP1, with amino-acid sequence MIDLTLIRFEEIVPAGANWSHVLKRGTTLRITNIESGANVSALFYNFELPSERLNLPDTLKCQHTAKLTTGHCLYSDMGRILVSITADTCGWHDPLAGVSNVSIVRDKYGEANYQTARNGWYRNGRDNFLTELGKYDMGERDLTMNVNFFQKVSVDELGKMVYHAGHSGAGEYVDLRSEMNTLVVLNTAIHPLDSTSIYSPKPVHLTIFSSPPPAADDFCRTLCPENERGFILTERYFL
- a CDS encoding urea amidolyase associated protein UAAP2: MSVLTESTLNPADAIYDFTLLAGDPWLFEIKRGQTLRIFDLEGNQAADTLFYNARDQADRYSAQDTIREQGALYLTTGTQLISTRGNVLLTITADTCGRHDTLGGACACESNMVRYAIEKRSMHACRDVFLRGLRQWRPQWSKRDITHNINFFMNVPVTPDGGLTFEDGVSGPGRYVEMRAEMDVVCLISNCPQLNNPCNAYNPTPIRLLVWD
- the uca gene encoding urea carboxylase → MFTKLLIANRGAISRRISRTLKNMNIGSVAVFSEADADSIHVREADESILLGPAAVSESYLRVDKILEAALKTGAGAIHPGYGFLSENADFAEACENAGIAFAGPTPSQMRVFGLKHTAREIAGKCGVPLLPGTGLLENANIAADAAEKIGFPVMLKSTAGGGGIGMKVCWSREELLEAFATVERMSQNNFKESGIFLEKFVAHARHIEVQIFGDGKGRVVALGERDCSAQRRNQKVIEETPAPNINDEQRAQLFAAAVQLGEAVNYRSAGTVEFVFDADSGEFYFLEVNTRLQVEHGVTEEVCGIDLVEWMVRLAQGDVSFLDEYVSRSAGHSIQVRIYAEDPAKNFQPSCGLLTEVRVDPAARCETWVESGTEVTPYYDPMLAKIIVHAADRPTAIARMQAVLASSSFAGIETNLDYLRMVVATPEFSEGRIITRSLADLTYTPLTIDVLEAGAMTTVQDYPGRVGYWNVGVPPSGPMDPLAHRLANRLLGNAPTAATLEVVMTGPTLRFNHATSIAICGADFQVELDGNPLPLWQSVAVAAGSKLRMRNITGPGARGYIAVAGGFDVPLYLGSRSTFTLGKFGGHGGRALRPGDVLHFFGGTSESNSAQPLVYANHWQIGVLYGPHGAPDFFTDDDIEIFFSTDWKVHYNSNPTGVRLIGPKPKFARTDGGEAGLHPSNIHDNAYAVGTVDFTGDMPIILGPDGPSLGGFVCPATIVQAELWKMGQLKAGDTVRFIPLTHQKAVELESAQDASILNLTSLEGDGFPELTSLPSPVLFHRPAGENRIEVRHRVSGDKYLLVEYGPLVLDIALRFRVHALMQWLEHSQILGIIDLTPGIRSLQIHYDSRALPLHELTSLLRAAEMELPPTDQIEVPSRIVHLPLSWDDPATRLAIEKYIQSVRADAPWCPSNIEFIRRINGLSNIDEVRDIVFNASYLVLGLGDVYLGAPVATPLDPRHRLVTTKYNPARTWTPENAVGIGGAYMCVYGMEGPGGYQFVGRTVQMWNAWRATSNFTGGKPWLLRFFDQVRFYPVTAGELLQHRADFLNGRFVVRTEEETFRLADYTAFLERESDSIAEFRLKQRSAFAEERDRWVAAGQNIAASEPEPEIISEELVLPPGGRAVAAHLPGSIWQVLVNEGETVAEGDKLLIIESMKMETAITAPCAGLVSQLLVAKGRTVDPGQNLLVLIET